One genomic window of Pontibacillus halophilus JSM 076056 = DSM 19796 includes the following:
- the rnr gene encoding ribonuclease R, with the protein MSEVTKEQLLTYIREEATKPLSVQDLEEALQENGPIDFTDMMKSLNELEEEGELVRTRKNRYGLPEKMNLIKGRIQMHAKGFAFLIPEDGEKDDVYIHHSDLNSAMNGDIVFVRIETRTDESKRPEGTVIRIIERNMSEIVGTYQDNGYFGFVVADDKRIPNDIFIPKGKTNGAVDGHKVIVKITKYPEGRMSAEGEVLEILGHKNDPGIDILSIIYKHGIKSDFPEEVIEQATNTPETIDESEVANRKDIRDRTMVTIDGADAKDLDDAVNVVKLDNGNYQLGVHIADVTHYVQEGSPIDKEARERGTSVYLVDRVIPMIPHRLSNGICSLNPQVDRLTLSCDMEINPEGEVVNHEIFASVIKTNERMTYTDVNNILVEDDEELKSRYESLVPMFKNMEDLAAILRKKRFSRGAIDFDFKEAQVLVDDEGTAKDVVLRERSVAERLIEEFMLAANETVDEHFHWMNVPFIHRVHEEPDEQKLQFFFEFITNFGYSVKGTAGDVHPRALQEVVEAVKGTQEDMVISKLMLRSMQQARYDETNLGHFGLATEFYTHFTSPIRRYPDLTVHRLIREYLIKGKVDQKTREHWDEQIPDIARHSSDRERRAVDAERETDDLKKAEYMQDKVGEEFDGVISSITNFGLFVELPNTVEGLVHVSYLTDDYYHFDERAYAMIGERTGSVFRIGDEVKVRVVHVNIDERVVDFEMVGMEPPKRRGDRPSGQKVIPAKRVGGRKGPKREGEKDNNKEKSRSRKKKGSFTKGKANKGSQSDERPFYKNKGVPKAKKKRK; encoded by the coding sequence TTGAGTGAAGTAACAAAGGAACAATTACTCACCTATATACGTGAAGAAGCAACAAAGCCTTTGTCAGTTCAAGACCTTGAAGAAGCGCTTCAGGAGAATGGACCGATTGATTTCACAGATATGATGAAATCGTTAAATGAACTAGAAGAAGAAGGAGAGCTTGTTCGGACAAGAAAGAACCGCTATGGTCTCCCTGAGAAGATGAACCTTATCAAAGGTAGAATTCAAATGCATGCGAAAGGATTTGCGTTCTTGATTCCAGAAGATGGTGAAAAGGATGATGTGTACATCCATCATTCCGATTTGAATTCTGCCATGAACGGCGATATCGTATTCGTGCGGATTGAAACAAGAACGGATGAGAGCAAGCGTCCTGAAGGTACTGTAATCCGCATCATTGAACGGAACATGAGCGAAATTGTAGGAACGTATCAGGACAATGGCTACTTTGGATTCGTTGTTGCGGATGACAAGCGAATTCCAAACGATATCTTCATTCCGAAAGGGAAAACGAATGGCGCAGTGGATGGCCACAAAGTCATCGTTAAGATTACGAAATACCCTGAGGGGCGCATGAGTGCAGAAGGAGAAGTACTTGAAATTCTAGGTCACAAGAACGACCCAGGCATTGATATTCTCTCCATTATTTACAAGCATGGAATTAAGTCTGATTTCCCTGAAGAGGTGATTGAGCAGGCGACGAACACACCTGAAACGATTGATGAGTCTGAAGTTGCAAATCGTAAAGATATTCGTGACCGTACGATGGTTACCATCGATGGTGCTGATGCGAAAGACTTGGATGATGCCGTAAACGTCGTGAAACTCGACAATGGTAACTACCAGCTTGGCGTTCACATTGCCGACGTGACGCATTATGTACAAGAAGGCTCTCCAATTGATAAGGAAGCTCGTGAACGTGGAACGAGTGTCTACTTGGTGGACCGAGTGATTCCGATGATTCCTCACAGACTCTCGAATGGGATCTGTTCTTTGAACCCACAAGTTGATCGTCTAACGCTGTCATGTGATATGGAAATTAACCCAGAAGGTGAAGTAGTGAATCACGAAATCTTTGCTTCTGTTATTAAGACAAATGAGCGGATGACGTATACAGACGTGAACAACATCCTAGTTGAAGACGATGAAGAATTAAAATCACGCTACGAGAGCCTAGTTCCTATGTTTAAGAACATGGAAGACTTAGCAGCGATTCTTCGTAAGAAACGATTCTCTAGAGGTGCGATTGATTTCGACTTTAAAGAAGCTCAAGTACTAGTAGACGATGAAGGGACAGCGAAAGACGTTGTCTTGCGAGAACGTTCGGTTGCAGAACGCCTGATTGAAGAATTTATGCTAGCAGCAAACGAAACGGTTGATGAGCATTTCCACTGGATGAACGTTCCATTTATTCATCGTGTTCACGAAGAACCAGATGAACAGAAGCTCCAGTTCTTCTTCGAGTTTATTACAAACTTCGGCTATTCCGTGAAAGGAACAGCAGGAGATGTTCATCCTCGAGCATTGCAGGAAGTTGTAGAAGCAGTCAAAGGTACACAAGAAGATATGGTCATCTCGAAGTTAATGCTTCGTTCCATGCAACAAGCTCGATATGACGAAACGAATCTCGGGCACTTCGGGTTGGCGACAGAATTCTATACGCACTTCACATCACCAATTCGCCGTTACCCAGACTTGACGGTACACCGACTCATTCGTGAGTACCTTATTAAAGGGAAGGTTGACCAGAAGACGCGCGAACATTGGGATGAGCAAATTCCTGATATCGCACGTCACTCCTCAGACCGAGAACGTCGTGCAGTAGATGCAGAACGTGAGACGGACGACTTGAAGAAGGCGGAATACATGCAAGACAAGGTCGGGGAAGAATTTGATGGAGTCATTAGTTCCATTACGAACTTCGGACTATTCGTTGAACTTCCAAATACAGTTGAAGGCCTAGTTCATGTCAGCTATTTAACAGACGACTATTACCATTTCGATGAGCGTGCGTATGCAATGATTGGAGAACGTACGGGAAGTGTGTTCCGAATTGGGGACGAAGTGAAAGTTCGTGTTGTTCATGTAAACATTGATGAGCGTGTTGTGGACTTTGAAATGGTCGGTATGGAGCCACCTAAACGTAGGGGCGACCGCCCATCAGGACAGAAAGTCATTCCAGCCAAGCGAGTTGGAGGACGTAAAGGCCCGAAACGCGAGGGCGAGAAGGACAATAACAAAGAAAAATCTCGCTCGCGTAAGAAGAAAGGCAGCTTCACAAAAGGCAAGGCGAATAAAGGAAGTCAAAGCGATGAGCGCCCGTTCTACAAGAACAAAGGTGTTCCAAAAGCCAAGAAGAAAAGAAAATAA
- a CDS encoding phosphocarrier protein HPr, whose translation MVEQTVTITSEDGVHARPATVLVQSAGSYSANVNLEYNGKTVNLKSIMGIMSLGIPSGAEVRITAEGSDEQEAVDGVVATMKKENLGE comes from the coding sequence ATGGTTGAACAAACAGTAACCATTACATCTGAAGACGGGGTACATGCGCGTCCTGCTACTGTCCTCGTCCAATCCGCAGGAAGCTATTCTGCAAACGTTAACTTAGAATATAACGGAAAAACCGTTAACCTTAAATCCATCATGGGAATTATGTCTTTAGGCATCCCATCAGGTGCTGAAGTAAGAATTACAGCAGAAGGCTCTGATGAGCAAGAAGCAGTAGACGGCGTCGTTGCAACAATGAAAAAAGAAAACCTGGGGGAATAA
- a CDS encoding PTS fructose transporter subunit IIABC — protein sequence MRITDLLKQDTMILELSATSKSDIIEELASKLDEAGRLHDKTAFIEAIQAREEQSTTGIGEGIAIPHAKTAAVKEPAIAFARSEEGLDYESLDGQSTHLFFMIAASEDAGQAHLETLSSLSTLLMDEAFRQKLLAAESREEVVQLIDRKENENTTEEEETSESAKQSEEAYVIAVTACPTGIAHTYMAADKLKATAKEMGVRIKVETNGSSGVKNRLTSEDIERAKGVIVAADIEVATDRFKGKHVVQVPVAKGIHEPEQLITKAVEQNAPIFQGGGDEEQKESSEKETRSGFYKHIMNGVSNMLPFVVGGGILLALAFFIETFTSSDNELVQLLMTIGGDNAFFLLVPVLAGFISQSIAGRPGLAPGMTGGLIAITVGASSSGFLGGLIAGFLAGYVTLLVIKVFEKLPSSLDGLKTVLFYPVFSILITGVIMALGNPLLGQLYGGLQTWLEGLGTSNLILIGVVVGGMMAVDMGGPFNKAAYTFGLAMIDAGNYEYMAAIMAGGMTPPLGLALATTFFKKKFTKQERETGKSAYALGLSFITEGAIPFAAADPARVIPSAVVGSAIAGALSMLFSIGSQAPHGGVFAAALVSGSEGLSAPFPQLLYLLAIVIGSIVTALLVGVLKKDIKS from the coding sequence ATGAGGATTACAGATCTACTCAAACAAGACACGATGATCTTAGAATTATCGGCCACATCGAAATCTGACATTATTGAAGAGCTTGCGTCTAAATTAGATGAAGCGGGACGACTTCACGATAAGACCGCTTTTATCGAAGCGATTCAAGCTCGAGAAGAACAAAGTACAACGGGCATTGGCGAAGGGATTGCGATTCCACATGCTAAGACCGCTGCTGTAAAGGAACCCGCTATCGCATTTGCGCGCTCAGAAGAAGGGCTTGATTATGAGTCCTTAGATGGGCAATCCACGCACTTGTTCTTTATGATCGCTGCTTCTGAGGACGCTGGTCAAGCTCATTTGGAAACGTTATCGAGTTTATCAACACTCCTTATGGACGAAGCATTTCGTCAGAAACTTCTCGCCGCGGAATCACGTGAGGAAGTTGTTCAGCTTATTGATAGGAAGGAAAATGAGAACACTACAGAGGAAGAAGAAACAAGTGAATCAGCTAAACAGTCAGAAGAAGCGTATGTAATCGCCGTTACGGCATGCCCTACTGGAATTGCTCATACGTACATGGCAGCAGATAAGTTAAAGGCAACAGCGAAAGAAATGGGCGTTAGAATCAAAGTTGAAACGAACGGCTCAAGTGGTGTTAAAAACCGCTTAACGTCAGAAGACATCGAACGTGCTAAAGGGGTTATTGTTGCAGCAGATATTGAGGTCGCTACGGATCGATTTAAAGGAAAACACGTTGTACAGGTCCCTGTTGCGAAAGGAATTCACGAGCCAGAGCAATTAATCACAAAGGCTGTTGAACAAAACGCCCCTATCTTCCAAGGAGGCGGAGATGAGGAACAGAAAGAAAGCTCCGAGAAGGAAACACGCTCTGGATTTTACAAGCACATTATGAACGGTGTATCCAATATGCTGCCTTTCGTCGTTGGTGGCGGAATCTTACTCGCCCTAGCCTTCTTTATTGAGACGTTCACATCAAGCGATAACGAACTCGTACAGCTATTAATGACCATTGGAGGAGATAATGCATTCTTCCTTCTCGTTCCAGTTCTAGCCGGCTTTATCTCACAAAGCATTGCCGGTCGCCCAGGTCTTGCTCCTGGTATGACAGGTGGGTTAATTGCAATTACAGTTGGAGCAAGTAGTTCAGGTTTCTTAGGTGGATTAATTGCTGGTTTCCTAGCCGGTTACGTCACGCTTCTTGTCATTAAAGTATTTGAGAAGCTTCCATCTTCATTAGATGGTCTCAAAACCGTTCTGTTCTATCCTGTTTTCTCTATTCTCATTACTGGGGTCATAATGGCACTTGGTAACCCACTCCTTGGTCAACTCTACGGTGGACTTCAAACTTGGCTTGAAGGGCTAGGAACTTCCAACCTTATATTGATAGGCGTTGTCGTTGGTGGTATGATGGCTGTTGACATGGGTGGTCCATTTAATAAGGCCGCTTATACATTTGGTCTTGCGATGATTGATGCAGGTAACTACGAATATATGGCCGCTATAATGGCTGGAGGTATGACTCCACCACTTGGCTTGGCTTTAGCGACTACATTCTTTAAGAAGAAATTTACGAAACAAGAGCGAGAAACGGGTAAATCTGCATATGCACTTGGACTTTCCTTCATTACAGAAGGTGCCATTCCGTTTGCAGCTGCTGACCCAGCACGAGTTATTCCATCGGCTGTTGTAGGTTCAGCTATTGCAGGTGCGCTCTCCATGCTCTTTAGTATAGGATCACAAGCTCCACACGGTGGTGTATTTGCTGCCGCGCTCGTATCCGGTTCAGAAGGATTGTCTGCACCATTTCCACAGTTACTTTATCTATTAGCCATTGTCATTGGTTCAATTGTAACCGCATTATTAGTTGGTGTTTTAAAGAAAGACATCAAGAGTTAA
- the pfkB gene encoding 1-phosphofructokinase, with amino-acid sequence MIYTVTLNPSIDYIMHVDAFHEGDLNRAHTTHSYAGGKGINVSRVLKRLNVETTALGYVGGFTGEFIKNALHKEGVRHSFVQIHEDTRINVKLKSSTESEINGPGPSITEEQQQALLQQVEELSAGDYLVVAGSIPKAVDDKFYNQLASICEANKIQFVADTSGKALKDLIGTKTFLLKPNHHELGHLFETAVNTKDDAIYYGRKLVEQGAQHVIVSMGGAGAILITEETTVIAEVPKGEVINSVGAGDSLVSGFIGGYVKTENPVEAFRHGVASGTATAFSSDLCEKDEVERLLAQVHIQEIN; translated from the coding sequence ATGATCTACACCGTCACCCTAAATCCTTCCATTGATTACATCATGCATGTTGATGCTTTCCATGAAGGCGATTTAAATCGAGCTCATACGACCCATTCCTACGCAGGTGGCAAAGGAATCAATGTGTCCAGAGTGTTGAAGCGATTGAACGTTGAGACTACTGCGCTTGGCTATGTAGGAGGATTTACAGGAGAATTCATTAAGAACGCTCTTCATAAAGAAGGTGTACGTCACTCATTCGTACAGATTCATGAGGACACAAGAATTAACGTCAAATTAAAATCTTCCACAGAATCAGAGATTAACGGCCCTGGGCCTTCGATTACAGAAGAGCAACAACAAGCATTGCTACAGCAGGTTGAAGAACTCTCAGCCGGGGATTATTTAGTCGTTGCCGGCAGTATTCCTAAAGCCGTTGATGATAAGTTCTACAATCAGTTGGCGAGCATATGTGAAGCAAATAAAATTCAATTTGTAGCCGACACCTCCGGCAAGGCGCTTAAAGACTTAATTGGAACAAAGACTTTCCTACTAAAGCCAAATCACCATGAATTAGGTCATCTCTTTGAAACGGCCGTAAATACGAAGGATGACGCCATTTACTATGGTAGAAAGCTTGTGGAACAAGGTGCACAGCACGTCATTGTTTCAATGGGTGGAGCTGGCGCAATTCTCATTACAGAAGAAACAACTGTTATAGCCGAAGTGCCTAAGGGCGAAGTCATTAATTCTGTAGGAGCTGGCGATTCCCTCGTATCAGGATTCATTGGCGGTTATGTGAAAACGGAAAATCCAGTAGAAGCCTTTCGTCACGGTGTGGCATCAGGTACTGCCACAGCATTTAGCAGCGACTTATGTGAGAAAGATGAAGTGGAGAGACTCTTGGCGCAGGTACACATTCAAGAGATTAACTAA
- the secG gene encoding preprotein translocase subunit SecG: protein MTGLFITLLIIDAVALITLVLLQSSKTTGLSGAISGGAEQLFGKQKARGVDAFLHRGTIVTGTLLFVLTFVLAYVAQ, encoded by the coding sequence ATGACTGGTCTATTTATCACGTTATTAATTATTGATGCAGTTGCACTAATAACTTTGGTACTTCTACAATCAAGTAAGACAACGGGTCTTTCTGGAGCAATTTCAGGTGGGGCTGAACAATTATTCGGAAAGCAGAAGGCGCGAGGTGTAGACGCGTTCTTGCATCGTGGGACAATCGTAACGGGAACGCTTCTTTTCGTTCTAACGTTCGTGTTAGCATACGTAGCTCAATAA
- a CDS encoding alpha/beta hydrolase, producing MQIKQPQPFTFEGGNRAVLLLHGFTGHSADVRMLGRYLQKNGYTTHAPIYSGHGVAPEELIKTTPADWWEDAQAGLQHLKDSGYEEIAVVGLSLGGVMSLRLSYSTPIKGVVPMCTPMFFDNEKELTGSFKTFIKEYKKLEGKTEETIQEEMDWLIEHSTETFQELGKFIKEVHDEIDTIYTPIMVVQAEQDEVINTDSATYIYNTVESDTKDLKWYTESGHAITLDKEREQLHEDIYNFLESLDWTVE from the coding sequence ATGCAAATTAAACAACCACAACCATTTACGTTTGAGGGAGGAAACCGTGCGGTATTATTATTACATGGATTTACAGGCCATTCCGCTGATGTAAGGATGTTAGGCCGTTATTTACAAAAGAACGGATATACAACGCATGCTCCTATTTATAGTGGACATGGTGTCGCACCAGAAGAGTTAATTAAAACGACACCAGCAGATTGGTGGGAAGATGCACAAGCAGGACTTCAACATTTGAAGGATTCAGGCTACGAAGAGATTGCGGTCGTTGGATTATCTCTAGGTGGTGTAATGTCACTACGCCTTTCCTACTCAACTCCGATTAAAGGGGTTGTTCCAATGTGTACCCCTATGTTCTTTGACAACGAGAAAGAACTAACGGGTAGTTTCAAAACCTTCATTAAAGAGTATAAGAAATTAGAAGGAAAGACAGAAGAGACGATCCAAGAAGAAATGGATTGGTTGATTGAACATTCTACTGAAACGTTCCAAGAACTTGGGAAGTTCATTAAAGAAGTTCATGATGAGATTGATACCATCTATACGCCAATTATGGTCGTTCAGGCGGAGCAAGATGAAGTCATCAATACGGATAGTGCGACCTACATTTACAACACTGTTGAATCTGACACGAAAGACTTGAAGTGGTATACGGAATCAGGACATGCCATAACATTGGACAAAGAACGTGAACAACTCCATGAAGATATTTATAACTTCTTGGAATCACTCGATTGGACAGTGGAATAA
- a CDS encoding YfhO family protein, with product MNQTRTWLALVVVAVATISIIPMQNIVTNGFFYVANGGDIKAQYIHYFNEFHELVRSGELPFWSWEYALGGSFWNDYGYYMLGDVFIWPLLALPVDFFPHANIPIAIIKLILMAVGAFLLLNKLHINFHFAFIGSLAYTFTGYHIEFFYIHYFFLNIAVFFPYILLGFERLTRSNKPALFVVMVFLASIGNFYFMFILTLGILLYALYRFFTLTDKKRIKGFVSYHLHWGLYYLIGLGLSMPIFLPSLYSFLNSNASYRPEIQQELYGGVKETLVSTYQLLSWNGGMSFFPLLFIPLAFIQFKRFKALVTLITVLLIIVGVPPLLSALGGFSNPTEFRSFPIVNMLMIVFTVTVLNQTDFTKVRHAFVLLLSSLFLSYLYYLFPFNRYPLLTAILPPVFATTFALFSYTKSNAIKRSLFVASASALILFSYITVSTFVSDLISKSTNTDTEQIAHKGVWSVFPLMDEDVYKAVYEDKAIQTVVNELRPGPEEFYRMNVHSNSVRYNSAMTYGYNHTTAYQSLLPWDVQQFEMDILAETGTRSLNLNKGYLNSTYMNSLIGNRYHIFTDQGTSGSFNLYGYEERTVDQSVVFENNYRMPFGFLYHDVATNEQLLSSSYGFRDRLLFETAFVNEENVDAQLQTTVEQPKSVKQIGTMSTIEWPQSAQAEQVQTGIKVSSDEPITFTLPIQEHTRGQLSVAMEFEARTPTEGIHVTAETDTGQSLAFQKNMSRGSYKLKQYHYSSTVNAVNFNFGIDESARSIHLTIKPGTFVIQKITAFIDDFSGYKEIYKQRQEEALHITEFNNNSLQGLIHVEEKGLLNLSIPYHEGWKAYVDDEEVNTIKVNSLLTGIYLDKGVHDVKLTFTPSGLLLGLIVFALSILAYFILAIRKPFRNNKYRI from the coding sequence ATGAATCAGACCCGTACTTGGCTAGCACTTGTCGTTGTAGCAGTAGCTACCATTTCAATAATCCCCATGCAGAATATCGTTACTAACGGTTTCTTTTATGTAGCTAATGGAGGGGATATTAAAGCCCAATACATTCATTATTTTAATGAATTTCACGAATTGGTCCGAAGTGGAGAACTTCCATTTTGGAGCTGGGAATATGCTTTAGGAGGAAGCTTCTGGAACGATTACGGCTACTATATGCTAGGAGACGTGTTCATTTGGCCGTTACTTGCCTTGCCAGTAGATTTCTTTCCACACGCCAATATACCTATAGCGATTATTAAGCTGATACTCATGGCGGTGGGTGCTTTCTTACTATTAAATAAGTTACACATCAACTTCCACTTCGCGTTTATTGGCAGTTTAGCCTATACATTCACAGGTTATCACATTGAATTTTTCTATATTCATTATTTCTTCTTAAATATTGCTGTATTCTTCCCTTACATATTGTTAGGATTTGAACGGTTAACCCGCTCAAATAAACCAGCTCTCTTTGTAGTTATGGTGTTCCTCGCTAGCATCGGGAATTTTTATTTTATGTTCATTCTTACTTTAGGCATATTACTGTATGCCCTCTATCGTTTCTTCACGTTGACAGACAAGAAAAGAATTAAAGGTTTTGTCTCGTATCATTTACATTGGGGGTTGTATTATTTAATCGGACTGGGATTATCCATGCCAATCTTTCTTCCTTCCTTATATAGCTTCCTCAACTCAAATGCATCATATCGTCCTGAAATTCAACAGGAACTCTACGGTGGAGTAAAGGAAACATTGGTAAGTACGTATCAACTATTAAGTTGGAATGGTGGCATGAGTTTCTTTCCGCTCCTTTTCATCCCACTGGCATTTATTCAATTTAAACGGTTTAAAGCGTTAGTGACTTTGATCACAGTACTTTTAATAATCGTGGGAGTGCCACCTTTATTAAGTGCGCTCGGCGGCTTTAGTAACCCGACAGAGTTTAGAAGCTTCCCAATCGTGAATATGCTCATGATTGTGTTCACAGTGACGGTGCTCAATCAGACTGATTTCACTAAGGTAAGACATGCTTTTGTGCTTCTGTTGAGTAGCCTGTTTTTGTCATATTTATATTATCTTTTCCCGTTCAACCGCTATCCACTATTGACGGCTATTTTACCACCCGTGTTTGCAACCACATTTGCTCTTTTTAGCTACACAAAGAGCAATGCTATCAAAAGAAGTCTATTTGTTGCGTCAGCTTCTGCACTTATTCTGTTCTCGTATATAACCGTTAGTACGTTTGTTAGCGATTTGATTTCTAAGTCAACGAACACCGATACTGAACAAATTGCACATAAAGGCGTTTGGAGCGTATTCCCTCTTATGGATGAAGATGTGTACAAAGCTGTCTATGAAGACAAAGCAATACAAACTGTAGTGAATGAACTACGGCCAGGTCCTGAAGAATTTTACCGAATGAATGTACATTCCAATTCGGTTCGATACAACTCTGCAATGACTTATGGGTACAATCATACGACCGCCTATCAATCCCTTTTGCCTTGGGACGTTCAACAGTTCGAGATGGATATACTAGCTGAGACCGGAACGAGAAGCTTGAATTTAAATAAAGGCTACTTAAATAGTACGTACATGAATTCACTAATTGGAAATCGATATCACATTTTCACTGACCAAGGTACATCAGGTTCATTCAACCTTTATGGTTACGAAGAACGTACTGTAGATCAAAGTGTTGTATTTGAAAACAACTATAGAATGCCATTCGGCTTTCTCTACCACGATGTTGCAACGAACGAACAGTTATTGTCCTCATCTTATGGCTTTCGTGACAGGCTGCTGTTTGAAACTGCTTTTGTAAATGAAGAGAATGTAGACGCACAATTACAGACTACCGTTGAACAGCCGAAGTCAGTGAAACAGATTGGAACAATGTCTACGATTGAATGGCCACAGTCTGCACAAGCGGAACAAGTACAAACAGGCATTAAGGTATCTTCTGATGAACCCATTACGTTTACGCTTCCCATCCAAGAACATACCCGAGGGCAACTATCTGTTGCTATGGAGTTTGAAGCACGAACTCCTACTGAAGGAATACATGTGACAGCAGAAACAGATACAGGACAGTCGCTTGCCTTCCAGAAAAATATGTCACGTGGCAGCTACAAGCTTAAGCAATATCACTACAGTTCAACTGTAAACGCTGTAAACTTTAACTTTGGTATAGACGAATCCGCGCGTTCTATTCATCTCACCATTAAACCAGGAACCTTTGTGATACAGAAGATCACAGCATTTATTGACGATTTCTCAGGTTATAAAGAAATTTATAAACAGCGACAAGAGGAAGCCCTACACATCACGGAATTTAACAATAACTCGCTACAAGGTTTAATTCATGTAGAGGAGAAAGGGCTTCTAAACCTATCCATCCCTTACCATGAAGGGTGGAAAGCTTATGTGGATGATGAAGAAGTGAACACCATTAAAGTGAACAGCTTGCTTACCGGAATTTACCTTGACAAGGGAGTTCACGATGTAAAGCTTACTTTCACGCCATCTGGACTCTTACTGGGGTTGATTGTGTTCGCCCTCTCAATACTGGCCTACTTCATCCTCGCCATTAGGAAACCATTTAGAAATAATAAATACAGAATATAA
- a CDS encoding DeoR/GlpR family DNA-binding transcription regulator yields MLTPERHRIILNCLENQQVVKLQELVQATSSSESTIRRDLDQLEKEYKLRRVHGGATLASQHKEEPSLSEKSVVAREEKKAIAQFASTLIRDGDSIFLDAGTTTYEMIPYLRDRDIQVVTNGLSLLEALTSEGIPTYLTGGYVKHKTRALVGHSAVKGIQNFRYDKCFLGVNAVHSQHGYTTPDPEEAAVKQEAIGLSEVAFVLADESKMERVTFTAIAPLHAATLITNVTHAELLSELEKNTTVKVVTT; encoded by the coding sequence ATGCTTACACCAGAACGACATCGAATAATCTTAAACTGCCTCGAGAATCAGCAAGTGGTCAAGCTCCAAGAACTTGTTCAGGCCACCTCGAGCTCTGAATCCACGATTCGAAGAGACCTAGACCAGCTTGAGAAAGAATATAAACTCCGTCGAGTTCACGGAGGTGCAACCTTAGCATCACAACATAAAGAGGAACCGAGCTTAAGTGAGAAGTCGGTTGTCGCTCGCGAAGAAAAGAAAGCCATTGCACAATTCGCATCTACTCTCATCCGAGACGGTGACTCCATCTTCCTTGATGCCGGAACCACAACTTATGAAATGATCCCTTATTTAAGAGACCGCGATATTCAAGTCGTAACAAATGGTCTTTCTCTATTGGAAGCGTTGACATCAGAAGGGATTCCTACGTATTTAACAGGCGGTTACGTCAAACATAAGACAAGAGCATTAGTTGGACATAGTGCTGTGAAAGGGATTCAGAACTTCCGCTACGATAAATGCTTCCTTGGAGTAAATGCTGTTCATAGCCAACACGGCTATACGACGCCAGACCCTGAGGAGGCGGCAGTTAAACAAGAAGCCATTGGATTATCTGAAGTAGCTTTTGTTCTTGCAGATGAGAGCAAGATGGAGCGTGTAACCTTTACCGCCATCGCCCCTTTACATGCAGCAACCCTAATTACAAACGTAACTCATGCTGAACTTCTATCAGAACTAGAAAAAAACACTACAGTAAAGGTTGTGACTACATGA